In Sulfolobales archaeon, the genomic window ACAGAGATCTCTACACCGCTATTTCTCAGAGCTGCTATAGCCTCCCTCACAGAGGCTAGGGAGTTATGGGCTGGATGTGCATATACCAGAATCGGTTTTCTAAGCTCTAAACCAATCCTATAGATCATCCTATCTGTTCCACCGCTCCACACAACAACTATCCCGCCATCTACCCAGTCCCTATATCTAGATGCCATCTGCTCGGCCTGATCAGCACTTGTTATGAGGGGTGCGAATTCAAGTATATCCCCTATTGGTGAGAGGGTTTTTCTGACCTCCTCATACATCTCTTCAGCAAATCTCCTCTGAATATCGGATAGAGGCGATGCTACTGTAAAGACAGCTATTCTCATGAGACCCACCAACCTCTATTTTTCTAGAATATTATATAGCTTTATAAGAGATCCATATAATATGATGTTAGAATATAGTGCTGGGGGATGTGATGCTCTAATGGTGATTGAGGATCTTAAACAATATAGATTTAGACCTCAATATTCTCCAGAATGGGGCTCCGGAGGGATCTTTGGTCTTAGATATCATAGAGGATTTCTCTACTTTATGCTATCCTTTGAGGCAAGGGCGTATTTCATATCTAGAGATCTATATAAAGAATACGATCTAAATCTTGTAGGTCCACCCCCTAGATCTGGCGGGGATACCTATAACGCTTCTGATGCAATCGATAATAAGATATTCTTCGGCGGATGGGTCCATGCACCGATCAGGTTTATACCTAGCGATAGAAGGATCGACTTCAGCTCTAAGTACTCACATCTACACTATTTCGACATAGACAATCTAGAGATTAGGATCATCTGGAAGGAAAGCGCTGGCAATAGGGATACATGGGTTGGGGAGATTTCCAATATACTATATGATCCTGTTGAGCAGAGGCTCCTAGTCTCTAGAGCCGATGGCTCCCAAAATCTCGGGGTATACTCAGTGAGTCTCGATGGAACCTCTATAAGGCTTAGCGATAGGCCAAGCCTTAAGGGAGCCCTTCTAGGGGATCAAGCGTGCTTCGATATATCCGAGGGGTTTGAGGGTTTTAAAGGGCTGCAGTGTCTAGATCTGATTGATAAGAAGTGGATCTATAGGATCCCTGGGGATAGAAGGAAGATCTCTGTTGACGGAGCTGGCTTTAGAAAAGCTGGTGTGGGTGTGGTAGCACCTCTATATGGGAGGATCTTAACATTTGTTAGGGGAGGCTATATAGTTTGGGAGCCGTGGGAGAAGGAGGGGGAGGATCTATACTTTATAAGGCTCTTCGATCTACCGCCAAGCGATTATGGACCTCTAAGAACCTCCTATACTCCACTCGGAGGTGGCATAGTGGTGCCCTTTAACTCATATACACATGGTGTGTTAAGGCCTAAAAGCGAGGAGGAGAGGGTCTTTGCTAGAAGCTTTAACACCCCAGCAGCACCTACCCTTCTACTCTATCTAACACCTCCCACAATAAGGATCCTATGTCCTCTCGGGGCTAGAGTCACCTCTCTGGAAAGCGTGGGGGAGAAGATGATCCTAGGCGTTAATACCGCACCAAATACAGGTGGGGGAGACGCTACACCACTAGATCTTGGGGAGAGAAGTCTTCTAATAATCAATGCCGACTCACTGCTTAACACATGTAGATCTAGCTTTGTAATAAAGGTTAGGGGAAGCGATGTGAGGCAAGAGAGGTGGGGAGGAATACCGCTCACATCTGTGAAGAGAGCTCTGCTGAATATATACGCTGGTAAGGGGAATATGCTGAGGATCTATGAGTATGATGCTTCACTTCCCCCAAGCTTTCTGGGTGTTGATAGCTATAGAATCAATTCTGGGAAAAACAGTATAGATCTTAGCTCATATAGAAATATAGTATCTATGGAGCTGGAAGAGGTTGATGAGAAGGCTAACATATACATAGCTCTCGACCTAGGATAGAATGGTCTATTTCAACAGTCTTTAAAGAGTTTAAGGGCTCTAGCGATGGCTAGACAACCAGGATCGAGTTATAGACTTTCTTCTAACAATAGAGGGTTTAGCCTTTTAGATTTAAGATCAAGGTGGAAGCCGATCTAATATATAACGGGGTAATAGTAATAATAATTAGTTTGCGGCTTAAAACCCTCTTCTCTAGAGTATCAAGGGGCTAGAATCTATTAAGGAATGTAACATATTTTCTTCGGAGCTAATGTGAAGGGATTCGCCAATGGGGGGTGCAAGATCCAATAGCGATCTTCCAAGGATAGTTGTGTTTGGAGATTGGGATGCTGATGGAATAGTAGCCTCTGCTGTTATAATGAGTTCTCAGAGATATGGAAAGATATATCCTATTAAAGGTGAGGCAATACTTGATCTTGAACCTTCAGAGCCTTATAGGCTTTCCCTTAGATTCGCTGAGATCCCCTGCTACGATGTTGTTGTTGTTCTAGATATACCAATAATAAATCCTATAATAGAGAAGATCAAGGGGTATAGGGAGAGGTGCAGATATGCTAAGATAATATATATAGATCACCATGTATCCTCCCACGAATATATAGAGATCCTCTATGGGATTGTTGATGAGCCCCTCATAGGCTATGTACCAGCCTCGAGGATAGCTCTCGATAGGGTGATTGCTATAGGGTATAGCCCTAGTGAAAGGCTAAGATCTTTTGTAGATGCTGTAGATCTCATGGATCGAGGTGCAAGGGTTCCAAAGGAGATGTCTAGCCTGCTCAAGACGGTCTCCAGCATTTCTAAGGCACTCACATATAGGAGAGATCCTAGCCTGTGGAGGAGGGCTGTGGAGTGGATATCCTCTCCAACACCCCTTCAACACCCGCTTATAGGCGAATCTATGGGGGAGATAATGAGAATAGCTGAGGAGGCTGAGAAGAGGATAAGGGATGAGGCTAATATGCTAGCTATATCATCCCAGAAGCTGGGGATATTCAGATATGTTGATGCAAGGGATAAGTGGAGGGAGAGGGGGGCTAGCGCGCTCGCGTCAGCTATCTATAGAAGGTTAAAAGCCCCAGTTATCCTATGTGTGAGGAGTAGAGATGATAGCCATCTCCTATTAATAATTAAATATCCTAGGAAAGCCTATAAAGTGGTTAGAATCCTCAGGGAAGAAGGGATAGCTATTAGTATAGGGGGCCATGCATCGCTTGGGATAGCTAAGATCCGGTATGAAGATCTTGGGAAGGCTTTGGATTTATTGAGGAGAAGATCTTATAGTCTTTGATAGCTCTCTAGCTAATATATAGAGCCCAAAATGAATCATATATATGGTAGGGCCATGCTATTTGAAACACTTGCAGAGGTATTTGAGAGGCTTGAGACAACTAGTAGTAGGCTTCAGCTGACAGCTATACTCACGGATCTATTCAAAAAAGCTGATCCAGAGGATATAGATAAAGTTGTCTATCTAGTCCAAGGCGAGCTATGGCCCCAGTGGAGGGGAGAGCCCGAGCTGGGTGTTGGTGAGAAGCTCCTGATCAAAGCGATCTCCCTATCCCTTTCGGTTCCAGAGGCTGAGGTTGAGAGGCTCTATAAAAAACATGGGGATCTTGGAAGGGTTGTAGAGCATCTCAAGGCTGTTAAAAGAACACAGGGAGGAGGGCTAACAGCTTTTATGGGTAGGCAGGCTAGGAAGCTAAGCGTTTCCGAGGTTTACAACTCATTGGTAAAAGTTGCTAGGCTTGTTGGTGAGGGCTCTAGGGATCTTAAGATAAAGATCCTGGTATCGCTTCTCCAAGACGCCTCTCCCAAGGAGGCTAAATATATAGTGAGGCTTGTTGAGGGAAACCTAAGGCTGGGAGTGGGGGATGCAACTATAATGGATGCTCTTGCAATAGCGTTTGGTGGAAGCGATGCTATGAGATCTATTGTTGAGAGGGCATATAACCTGAGAGCAGATCTAGGAAACATAGCATCTATACTTGCCAGAGAAGGTATTGAAGCGCTTAAAGAGCTTAAACCCGAGGTGGGGATACCTATTAGACCTATGCTAGCTGAGAGGCTGGACAATGCTAGGGAGATTCTAGAGAAGGTTGGTGGGAAGGCTATTGCTGAGTATAAATATGACGGTGAGAGGGCACAAATCCATAAGAAAGGCGATCAGGTATATATATTCTCGAGAAGGCTGGAAAACATAACCCATCAATACCCCGATGTTGTTGAGATGGTTAGGAAGCATGTTAAGGCTAGAGAGGCTATAGTGGAGGGGGAGATAGTAGCGATAGATCCTGAGACAGGTGATATGAGACCCTTCCAAGAGCTTATGCATAGAAAGAGGAAGCACGATGTAAGCGATATAGCTAAGAAATACCCCGTTGTTGTCAGACTCTTCGACGCTCTCTACGTAGATGGGCAAGATCTAACTGGTGCTCCTCTACCACAGAGGAGGGAGATTCTGGAGAGGATTGTTGAGCAGAGCCAGAGCTTCTCAATAGCAAATTACATAGTCACAGATGATCCAGAGGAGCTCGATAGATTCTTCCTAAAAGCTCTTGAAGACGGGTGTGAAGGCATCGTTGTAAAGGCTATACATCAGAAGGCCATATACCAAGCTGGTGCAAGAGGTTGGCTCTGGATCAAGTATAAGAGGGATTATAAGAGCGAGATGATAGATAGCGTTGACCTAGTTGTTGTAGGAGCATTCTATGGTAGGGGTAGGAGGGCTGGCCTCTTCGGAACGGTGCTTCTAGCAGCTTACGATCCTCAGAGCGATGTTTTCAAAACAGTCTGCAAGGTTGGCACAGGATTCACGGATCAGGATCTAGCTGAGATGAACAAGATGCTCCAACCCCTAATCATAAACCATAGGCATCCCAGAGTTGTATCAGATATAGAGCCAGATGTCTGGGTAGTTCCACAGCTGGTAATGGAGGTCATAGGTGCAGAGCTAACCCTCTCACCTCTGCATACATGTTGTAAAGACGCTGTAAGAAAAGGGGCAGGTGTATCCATAAGATTCCCTAGGTTCATAAGGTGGAGGCCTGATAAAAGGCCTGAGGACGCCACTACAGAGAAGGAGCTCCTCGAGATGTATATAAGGCAGCTGAAGAAGATCTCAGAGGAGGGTGTGGAGCAGCCATAGCTACTACATAGCTATCCCAAATAGCTCTCTCCGATATTTGCTATCGCTAATATATGATAGATAAATTTTTCGAGTGCCTCTCTCTATATGGGCCTATAATGCCTAGGGAAGATCTTCTTAAAAAGATCTCTCAAGGCCCTCTTCTACAGATCGCCCTGGACATAGTGGATCTAGATCTTGCATCAAGGATCGCTAGAGACGCAGCTAAAGTAGGCTTCGACATAGTAGAGGTTGGAACACCCC contains:
- a CDS encoding DUF2139 domain-containing protein encodes the protein MMLEYSAGGCDALMVIEDLKQYRFRPQYSPEWGSGGIFGLRYHRGFLYFMLSFEARAYFISRDLYKEYDLNLVGPPPRSGGDTYNASDAIDNKIFFGGWVHAPIRFIPSDRRIDFSSKYSHLHYFDIDNLEIRIIWKESAGNRDTWVGEISNILYDPVEQRLLVSRADGSQNLGVYSVSLDGTSIRLSDRPSLKGALLGDQACFDISEGFEGFKGLQCLDLIDKKWIYRIPGDRRKISVDGAGFRKAGVGVVAPLYGRILTFVRGGYIVWEPWEKEGEDLYFIRLFDLPPSDYGPLRTSYTPLGGGIVVPFNSYTHGVLRPKSEEERVFARSFNTPAAPTLLLYLTPPTIRILCPLGARVTSLESVGEKMILGVNTAPNTGGGDATPLDLGERSLLIINADSLLNTCRSSFVIKVRGSDVRQERWGGIPLTSVKRALLNIYAGKGNMLRIYEYDASLPPSFLGVDSYRINSGKNSIDLSSYRNIVSMELEEVDEKANIYIALDLG
- a CDS encoding ATP-dependent DNA ligase, with the protein product MLFETLAEVFERLETTSSRLQLTAILTDLFKKADPEDIDKVVYLVQGELWPQWRGEPELGVGEKLLIKAISLSLSVPEAEVERLYKKHGDLGRVVEHLKAVKRTQGGGLTAFMGRQARKLSVSEVYNSLVKVARLVGEGSRDLKIKILVSLLQDASPKEAKYIVRLVEGNLRLGVGDATIMDALAIAFGGSDAMRSIVERAYNLRADLGNIASILAREGIEALKELKPEVGIPIRPMLAERLDNAREILEKVGGKAIAEYKYDGERAQIHKKGDQVYIFSRRLENITHQYPDVVEMVRKHVKAREAIVEGEIVAIDPETGDMRPFQELMHRKRKHDVSDIAKKYPVVVRLFDALYVDGQDLTGAPLPQRREILERIVEQSQSFSIANYIVTDDPEELDRFFLKALEDGCEGIVVKAIHQKAIYQAGARGWLWIKYKRDYKSEMIDSVDLVVVGAFYGRGRRAGLFGTVLLAAYDPQSDVFKTVCKVGTGFTDQDLAEMNKMLQPLIINHRHPRVVSDIEPDVWVVPQLVMEVIGAELTLSPLHTCCKDAVRKGAGVSIRFPRFIRWRPDKRPEDATTEKELLEMYIRQLKKISEEGVEQP